The Coregonus clupeaformis isolate EN_2021a chromosome 20, ASM2061545v1, whole genome shotgun sequence genome contains a region encoding:
- the LOC121533747 gene encoding TGF-beta-activated kinase 1 and MAP3K7-binding protein 3 isoform X2, with the protein MTGVSKLMNNNNLDICCHLLAQESNRYLYGEFHNPEEVRLSRNHMLHIQLGGYPPSEAVKANGGGHSLVHSSSDGHIEPPRVAFPEPLSAPATIAPSPGYNPFFDHGGRTASTPTPPPMQGMSPTFSPIPRYTMNPITVTLSQNLPNAPQALQIPAGHYGNSGGNALYIRPSPSQSPQPSPWPSSGQPVYQPSPYTTPTYQSPYSSPQHQPHQVQPQQQVQHQVQHQPQHQPQHQQTHVFLPISPPTLASMPYHHHQQQQQQQQQPIYRPFLPKSSLKNQIEITLEGPRPRSNSPVHCPPGQTLYMATSPSPSSPQRGLSLSGGGLAAFHPGVYVHQCPTRPRPTSSPQPGSQAGYTFKIKVSPGQAQQQQRPPSGSPPVSSPPESLLNMVDQGEHHALAPAPILPISALPGNIISHIANLMPRRSSSGSDDYAYTQALLLHQRARMERLLKELLMERQKLEQLKADVNDMEYDALQRRFRRVNSTSLIPRPEEMTRLRSLNRQLQIDIDCTLKETDLLQSRGKFDPQAENNFYKNIQTGPVVPPKPARKEGERNPKPAVAGPQRDEDFEGAQWSCEECTFLNHPALNRCEQCEMPRYT; encoded by the exons AACAACAATAACCTGGATATATGCTGCCACCTGCTGGCTCAGGAGAGTAACAGATACCTCTATGGGGAGTTCCACAATCCGGAGGAGGTCCGCCTGAGCCGGAACCACATGCTGCACATCCAGCTAGGGGGCTACCCCCCCTCGGAGGCGGTCAAGGCCAACGGAGGCGGGCACTCCCTGGTGCACAGCTCCAGCGACGGTCACATCGAGCCCCCGCGCGTCGCCTTTCCGGAGCCCCTCTCGGCCCCCGCCACCATAGCCCCCTCGCCGGGGTACAACCCCTTCTTCGACCACGGGGGCCGCACGGCCAGCACCCCCACTCCGCCTCCCATGCAGGGAATGTCCCCTACCTTCTCGCCCATTCCTCGCTACACCATGAACCCCATCACTGTCACTCTGTCCCAGAACCTGCCCAACGCCCCCCAGGCCCTGCAGATCCCCGCCGGACACTATGGCAACAGTGGCGGTAATGCCCTCTACATCCGGCCCTCCCCCTCCCAGAGCCCCCAGCCCTCCCCCTGGCCCTCATCCGGGCAGCCTGTGTATCAGCCCTCGCCCTACACCACTCCCACCTACCAGTCCCCCTATAGCTCGCCCCAGCACCAACCCCACCAAGTGCAGCCCCAACAGCAGGTGCAGCACCAAGTCCAGCACCAACCCCAGCACCAACCCCAGCACCAGCAGACCCATGTCTTCCTGCCCATCAGCCCTCCCACCCTGGCCAGCATGccctaccaccaccaccaacaacaacaacagcagcagcagcagcccatCTACCGGCCGTTCCTGCCCAAGAGCTCCCTGAAGAACCAGATTGAGATCACCCTGGAGGGCCCGCGGCCCCGCAGCAACTCCCCCGTGCACTGCCCCCCGGGACAGACTCTCTACATGGCTACCAGCCCCTCGCCCAGCTCACCCCAGCGAGGCCTCAGCCTGAGTGGAGGGGGCCTTGCCGCCTTCCACCCCGGGGTCTACGTGCACCAGTGCCCCACGCGGCCCCGGCCCACCTCCTCAccccagccaggcagccaggcaggctaCACATTTAAGATCAAAGTGTCCCCAGGACAggcccagcagcagcagaggcCCCCCTCGGGGTCCCCTCCAGTGTCCTCTCCGCCTGAGTCTCTGCTCAACATGGTAGACCAGGGGGAGCATCACGCACTGGCCCCGGCACCCATCCTGCCCATCTCGGCCCTGCCCGGTAACATCATCAGCCACATCGCCAACCTCATGCCGCGTCGCTCCAGCTCGGGCTCCGATGACTACGCTTACACCCAGG CTCTCCTGCTGCACCAGAGGGCCCGGATGGAGCgtctgctgaaggagctgctgaTGGAGAGGCAGAAGCTAGAGCAGCTGAAGGCGGACGTCAACGACATGGAGTACGACGCCCTCCAGAGACGCTTCAGACGAGTCAACAGCACCAGCCTCATCCCCCGG CCTGAAGAGATGACCCGATTGCGCAGTCTGAACAGACAGCTTCAGATTGATATCGACTGCACCCTGAAGGAGACGGATCTGCTGCAGTCTAGag GGAAGTTTGATCCGCAAGCCGAGAACAACTTTTATAAGAACATTCAGACCGGTCCGGTGGTACCGCCCAAGCCAGCAAGAAAAG AGGGGGAGCGGAACCCCAAGCCTGCGGTCGCAGGGCCCCAGAGGGACGAGGACTTTGAGGGAGCCCAGTGGAGCTGTGAAGAATGCACCTTCCTCAACCACCCTGCACTCAACCGCTGTGAACAGTGCGAGATGCCGCGCTACACCTGA
- the LOC121533747 gene encoding TGF-beta-activated kinase 1 and MAP3K7-binding protein 3 isoform X1 translates to MAQGGPQLDYHILQDLKQRFPEIPEGVVSQCLLQNNNNLDICCHLLAQESNRYLYGEFHNPEEVRLSRNHMLHIQLGGYPPSEAVKANGGGHSLVHSSSDGHIEPPRVAFPEPLSAPATIAPSPGYNPFFDHGGRTASTPTPPPMQGMSPTFSPIPRYTMNPITVTLSQNLPNAPQALQIPAGHYGNSGGNALYIRPSPSQSPQPSPWPSSGQPVYQPSPYTTPTYQSPYSSPQHQPHQVQPQQQVQHQVQHQPQHQPQHQQTHVFLPISPPTLASMPYHHHQQQQQQQQQPIYRPFLPKSSLKNQIEITLEGPRPRSNSPVHCPPGQTLYMATSPSPSSPQRGLSLSGGGLAAFHPGVYVHQCPTRPRPTSSPQPGSQAGYTFKIKVSPGQAQQQQRPPSGSPPVSSPPESLLNMVDQGEHHALAPAPILPISALPGNIISHIANLMPRRSSSGSDDYAYTQALLLHQRARMERLLKELLMERQKLEQLKADVNDMEYDALQRRFRRVNSTSLIPRPEEMTRLRSLNRQLQIDIDCTLKETDLLQSRGKFDPQAENNFYKNIQTGPVVPPKPARKEGERNPKPAVAGPQRDEDFEGAQWSCEECTFLNHPALNRCEQCEMPRYT, encoded by the exons AACAACAATAACCTGGATATATGCTGCCACCTGCTGGCTCAGGAGAGTAACAGATACCTCTATGGGGAGTTCCACAATCCGGAGGAGGTCCGCCTGAGCCGGAACCACATGCTGCACATCCAGCTAGGGGGCTACCCCCCCTCGGAGGCGGTCAAGGCCAACGGAGGCGGGCACTCCCTGGTGCACAGCTCCAGCGACGGTCACATCGAGCCCCCGCGCGTCGCCTTTCCGGAGCCCCTCTCGGCCCCCGCCACCATAGCCCCCTCGCCGGGGTACAACCCCTTCTTCGACCACGGGGGCCGCACGGCCAGCACCCCCACTCCGCCTCCCATGCAGGGAATGTCCCCTACCTTCTCGCCCATTCCTCGCTACACCATGAACCCCATCACTGTCACTCTGTCCCAGAACCTGCCCAACGCCCCCCAGGCCCTGCAGATCCCCGCCGGACACTATGGCAACAGTGGCGGTAATGCCCTCTACATCCGGCCCTCCCCCTCCCAGAGCCCCCAGCCCTCCCCCTGGCCCTCATCCGGGCAGCCTGTGTATCAGCCCTCGCCCTACACCACTCCCACCTACCAGTCCCCCTATAGCTCGCCCCAGCACCAACCCCACCAAGTGCAGCCCCAACAGCAGGTGCAGCACCAAGTCCAGCACCAACCCCAGCACCAACCCCAGCACCAGCAGACCCATGTCTTCCTGCCCATCAGCCCTCCCACCCTGGCCAGCATGccctaccaccaccaccaacaacaacaacagcagcagcagcagcccatCTACCGGCCGTTCCTGCCCAAGAGCTCCCTGAAGAACCAGATTGAGATCACCCTGGAGGGCCCGCGGCCCCGCAGCAACTCCCCCGTGCACTGCCCCCCGGGACAGACTCTCTACATGGCTACCAGCCCCTCGCCCAGCTCACCCCAGCGAGGCCTCAGCCTGAGTGGAGGGGGCCTTGCCGCCTTCCACCCCGGGGTCTACGTGCACCAGTGCCCCACGCGGCCCCGGCCCACCTCCTCAccccagccaggcagccaggcaggctaCACATTTAAGATCAAAGTGTCCCCAGGACAggcccagcagcagcagaggcCCCCCTCGGGGTCCCCTCCAGTGTCCTCTCCGCCTGAGTCTCTGCTCAACATGGTAGACCAGGGGGAGCATCACGCACTGGCCCCGGCACCCATCCTGCCCATCTCGGCCCTGCCCGGTAACATCATCAGCCACATCGCCAACCTCATGCCGCGTCGCTCCAGCTCGGGCTCCGATGACTACGCTTACACCCAGG CTCTCCTGCTGCACCAGAGGGCCCGGATGGAGCgtctgctgaaggagctgctgaTGGAGAGGCAGAAGCTAGAGCAGCTGAAGGCGGACGTCAACGACATGGAGTACGACGCCCTCCAGAGACGCTTCAGACGAGTCAACAGCACCAGCCTCATCCCCCGG CCTGAAGAGATGACCCGATTGCGCAGTCTGAACAGACAGCTTCAGATTGATATCGACTGCACCCTGAAGGAGACGGATCTGCTGCAGTCTAGag GGAAGTTTGATCCGCAAGCCGAGAACAACTTTTATAAGAACATTCAGACCGGTCCGGTGGTACCGCCCAAGCCAGCAAGAAAAG AGGGGGAGCGGAACCCCAAGCCTGCGGTCGCAGGGCCCCAGAGGGACGAGGACTTTGAGGGAGCCCAGTGGAGCTGTGAAGAATGCACCTTCCTCAACCACCCTGCACTCAACCGCTGTGAACAGTGCGAGATGCCGCGCTACACCTGA